A section of the Pedobacter sp. HDW13 genome encodes:
- a CDS encoding glycoside hydrolase family 88 protein, whose product MKRFALAIIKFRNEKEIFTLFKEKNYPSTGRTTAISNKTKGRVNSATWRLTTFTPPFTERKEPDTPGNRHALTKLKMIKRNLLIAAFTFASLTTITSTTKAQTEEKFITHNLALCQKQVKEMLGSKSLTATAFPQTTDKEGKLRSGGLYEWTTGFFPGNLWYAYEANKDAALKAQAIQWTEKLAPLQNFTEHHDLGFMMYCSYGNAYRLTQNENYKQVLINSAKALSTRFNPVTGCIKSWNVFKSWHGKESYNFPVIIDNMINLELLFAASKISGDTSFRHIAITHALTTMKNQFRPDYSSYHVVCYDDKTGKVLARETAQGYSDNSTWARGQAWSIYGYTMTYRETKDVRFLKMAQGLANYFIDSKNLPTDFVPYWDFNANQIGYKPGVNSNANNINVKYRDASAAAVTASALLELSTYTTGKTAKKYKDAAVKMLHSLATPAYFAATGTNADFILKHNIGSIPHNSQIDVPLVYADYYFMEALLRYKKLNAGLKLY is encoded by the coding sequence ATGAAGCGATTTGCATTAGCAATAATCAAATTTAGGAATGAAAAGGAAATATTTACCCTTTTTAAGGAAAAAAATTACCCTTCAACTGGCAGAACTACAGCAATTTCGAATAAGACAAAAGGCCGGGTAAACAGTGCCACATGGAGGCTTACAACATTTACACCACCTTTTACAGAACGAAAAGAACCGGATACACCTGGAAACAGGCATGCACTAACCAAATTAAAAATGATAAAGAGAAATTTACTGATCGCCGCTTTTACTTTTGCTTCGTTAACCACTATAACGAGTACAACCAAAGCCCAAACCGAAGAAAAGTTTATTACGCATAACCTGGCCCTGTGCCAAAAACAGGTAAAAGAAATGTTGGGCAGCAAAAGCCTTACGGCTACAGCTTTTCCGCAAACAACCGATAAAGAAGGGAAGCTGCGCAGTGGTGGCCTGTACGAGTGGACTACCGGCTTTTTCCCGGGCAACCTCTGGTATGCTTACGAGGCCAATAAAGATGCCGCACTAAAAGCACAGGCCATCCAGTGGACAGAAAAGTTAGCGCCCCTGCAAAACTTTACCGAGCATCACGATTTGGGTTTTATGATGTACTGCAGCTACGGCAATGCTTACAGGCTTACCCAAAACGAAAACTATAAGCAGGTTTTAATTAATTCGGCCAAAGCATTAAGCACCCGCTTTAACCCCGTTACAGGTTGCATTAAATCGTGGAATGTATTTAAATCGTGGCATGGCAAAGAGAGCTATAATTTTCCCGTAATTATCGATAACATGATTAACCTGGAGTTGCTGTTTGCTGCCTCAAAAATATCGGGCGATACCAGTTTCAGGCACATTGCCATTACACATGCACTTACTACAATGAAAAACCAGTTCAGACCCGATTACAGTTCTTACCACGTAGTTTGCTATGATGATAAAACAGGGAAGGTGCTGGCACGCGAAACTGCACAGGGCTATTCAGATAACTCAACATGGGCACGTGGCCAGGCCTGGTCTATATATGGTTATACCATGACCTACCGCGAAACCAAAGATGTTCGCTTTTTAAAAATGGCCCAGGGTTTAGCCAACTATTTTATCGACAGTAAAAATCTGCCTACCGATTTCGTTCCTTACTGGGACTTTAATGCCAATCAGATCGGCTATAAGCCTGGTGTAAACTCCAATGCCAATAACATTAACGTAAAATACCGCGATGCTTCGGCAGCAGCGGTTACCGCATCGGCCTTGTTAGAACTGAGTACCTATACTACAGGTAAAACTGCCAAAAAGTATAAAGATGCAGCCGTAAAAATGCTTCATTCGCTAGCCACACCAGCATACTTTGCGGCAACAGGTACCAATGCCGATTTTATTCTGAAACACAATATAGGATCGATTCCGCACAACAGCCAGATCGATGTACCTTTGGTATATGCCGATTACTATTTTATGGAGGCATTACTCAGGTACAAGAAGCTAAATGCCGGACTAAAATTATATTAG
- a CDS encoding plastocyanin/azurin family copper-binding protein: protein MKKLTYLLPLLLLGAGLVRVKAQTESQIYPIVTIPIPKEIALEVGGMTFLPNDELAVATRKGEVWIITNPYMKDGQQPKYRLFAHGMHEILGLNYIKGDIYLTQRAEITRLRDLDGDGEADEYSTMYSWPLSGNYHEYAYGPILDKDGNMVVTLNVGWIGYGASLSKWHGWMLKFTPDFKLKPFATGFRSPAALALNGDGEIFYAENQGDWVGSGSITHVEEGDFVGNPAGLVWADEPGSPVKLHKSDIPDTGEPKFEVAKRVPGLKSPSVWIPHSIMGNSTSGILNYSDNGNMGPFKGQLFVGDQSQSNINRVFLEKIKGVYQGAVFPFRRGFSSGILRMNWGSDGSMLVGMTSRGWSSTGKAEYGLQRLTWSGIMPFEVQTVKAQPDGFELEFTLPVDEKTARDAGAYKLSTFTYKYHHIYGSPVINQSARNIKAVVVSSDRKRVRLVLDSLKEGYIHEIRMEGLRAENGNTPLLHNYGYYTLNRIPDGEKIALTAENKPTGKMEGEHSMAGMEHHQMGNMPASGGAVKGNTDASKHVIRQPESWANGPDKTILLGTKPGLKFDITNITLKAGTKVKLTFANADDMLHNFVLTTPGSGNAVGEMALKMGLDGEKYDFVPGSPKVLAHTILLQPGKADTIYFTVPKTPGVYPFICTYPGHYMVMKGQIKVVK from the coding sequence ATGAAAAAATTAACATACTTATTGCCGCTTTTGTTACTGGGTGCTGGTTTGGTAAGGGTAAAAGCACAAACAGAAAGCCAGATTTATCCCATTGTAACTATACCCATTCCAAAAGAAATAGCACTCGAAGTGGGTGGAATGACCTTTTTACCAAACGATGAGCTGGCTGTGGCCACCCGTAAAGGAGAAGTGTGGATTATTACCAACCCATACATGAAAGATGGGCAACAACCCAAATACAGGTTATTTGCACATGGCATGCACGAAATACTGGGCTTAAATTATATTAAGGGCGATATTTACCTTACCCAACGTGCTGAAATTACACGCCTGCGCGATTTGGATGGCGATGGCGAAGCCGACGAATACAGCACCATGTATTCGTGGCCCCTATCGGGCAATTATCATGAATATGCCTATGGCCCTATATTGGATAAAGATGGTAACATGGTGGTTACCCTAAATGTGGGCTGGATTGGTTATGGCGCAAGTTTATCTAAATGGCATGGCTGGATGCTTAAATTTACACCCGATTTTAAGTTAAAACCTTTTGCAACAGGTTTCCGTTCGCCTGCGGCGCTGGCACTGAATGGCGATGGCGAAATATTTTACGCTGAGAACCAGGGCGACTGGGTAGGCTCGGGCAGCATTACCCATGTAGAAGAAGGCGATTTTGTTGGCAATCCTGCTGGTTTGGTATGGGCAGATGAGCCCGGCTCTCCGGTAAAGCTGCACAAAAGTGATATTCCGGATACAGGTGAGCCCAAGTTTGAAGTGGCCAAAAGGGTACCCGGGCTAAAAAGCCCTTCTGTATGGATTCCGCACTCTATTATGGGTAATTCTACATCAGGGATCTTAAATTATTCGGATAATGGCAATATGGGGCCTTTTAAAGGACAACTTTTTGTAGGTGATCAATCGCAGAGTAATATTAACAGGGTATTTTTAGAAAAAATTAAAGGCGTGTATCAAGGTGCAGTATTTCCATTTCGCCGGGGATTTTCTTCCGGAATACTCAGAATGAACTGGGGGTCGGATGGCAGTATGCTGGTGGGCATGACCTCAAGGGGCTGGTCATCAACCGGAAAAGCCGAGTACGGGTTGCAGCGCTTAACCTGGTCGGGCATTATGCCATTCGAGGTACAGACCGTAAAGGCGCAGCCCGATGGTTTTGAGCTGGAGTTTACTTTGCCGGTTGACGAAAAAACAGCCCGCGATGCCGGCGCGTATAAACTATCAACTTTTACCTATAAATACCACCATATTTACGGAAGTCCGGTAATTAACCAGTCGGCCCGTAACATTAAAGCAGTTGTTGTTTCTTCCGACCGAAAACGTGTGCGTTTGGTACTTGATAGTTTAAAAGAGGGTTATATCCACGAAATCAGAATGGAAGGATTGCGTGCCGAAAATGGCAATACACCTTTGCTGCACAATTATGGGTATTATACCTTAAACAGGATTCCGGATGGAGAAAAGATAGCCTTAACTGCCGAAAATAAACCCACAGGTAAGATGGAGGGGGAGCATAGTATGGCAGGAATGGAGCATCACCAAATGGGCAATATGCCTGCAAGCGGCGGTGCTGTTAAAGGCAATACCGATGCCAGTAAGCATGTAATCAGGCAGCCCGAAAGTTGGGCCAATGGACCAGACAAAACTATTTTACTGGGAACCAAACCAGGCCTGAAATTCGATATAACCAATATTACTTTAAAGGCGGGCACAAAAGTGAAGTTAACCTTTGCCAATGCCGACGATATGCTGCACAACTTTGTGCTTACCACACCAGGCTCGGGTAATGCGGTAGGCGAAATGGCTTTAAAAATGGGGCTCGATGGCGAAAAGTACGATTTTGTTCCCGGTAGCCCAAAGGTGCTGGCACATACGATTTTACTGCAGCCCGGTAAAGCAGATACCATTTATTTTACGGTGCCTAAAACACCTGGCGTATATCCGTTTATTTGTACCTACCCGGGCCATTATATGGTTATGAAAGGCCAGATTAAAGTGGTTAAATAA
- a CDS encoding glycoside hydrolase family 95-like protein, whose amino-acid sequence MGGWIQYSLSPTVGAWASQHFYWQWKYSMDDAFLKTRAYPYIHDAATFLENITRLKDGVRKLPLSSSPEFNDNSIKAWFLEWTNFDLSLAKFLFKAAAEVSQANGKEAERKHWLTVLSQLPEYEINETGFTIAPGSNLTSSHRHMSQYMAIYPLDLLDANKEKDKTVIDNSLKRIEEMGTRAWCGYSFSWMASLYARAYQADKAVKQLEIFASNFCSANSFHLNGDQKGGQYSGFTYRPFTLEGNFAFAQGLQELLVQSRNGYIQVFPAVPQSWANVSFKDLRTEGAFLVSAAKENGVPAKVKIYAEKGGLLRVKLPFKTYVAKDVPAGSVKMGDDGIAEIKLKPKQTVTFENGYE is encoded by the coding sequence ATGGGCGGCTGGATCCAGTATTCGCTTTCGCCAACCGTTGGGGCCTGGGCTTCGCAGCACTTTTACTGGCAGTGGAAATACAGTATGGACGATGCTTTTCTGAAAACAAGAGCCTATCCATACATTCATGATGCCGCAACTTTCTTAGAAAACATTACCCGGTTAAAGGACGGTGTGCGTAAATTACCGTTAAGCTCCAGTCCAGAGTTTAACGATAATAGCATTAAAGCCTGGTTTTTAGAATGGACCAATTTCGATTTATCGCTGGCTAAGTTTTTATTTAAGGCCGCCGCCGAAGTAAGCCAGGCCAACGGTAAAGAAGCCGAGCGCAAACACTGGTTAACTGTTTTGAGTCAATTGCCTGAATACGAAATTAACGAAACCGGATTTACCATTGCACCGGGATCAAATTTAACCAGCTCGCACCGCCATATGTCGCAATATATGGCCATTTACCCGCTCGATTTGCTTGATGCCAATAAAGAAAAAGATAAAACAGTAATCGATAACTCTTTAAAACGCATTGAAGAAATGGGTACCAGAGCCTGGTGCGGTTACTCTTTTAGCTGGATGGCTTCTTTGTACGCCAGGGCTTACCAGGCAGATAAAGCGGTAAAACAACTCGAAATCTTTGCCAGTAATTTCTGTTCTGCAAACAGTTTCCATTTAAACGGCGATCAGAAAGGTGGCCAATATTCAGGTTTCACCTATCGGCCGTTCACGCTCGAAGGTAACTTTGCCTTTGCACAAGGCCTGCAGGAGTTGCTGGTGCAAAGCCGTAACGGTTATATACAGGTTTTCCCGGCAGTGCCGCAAAGCTGGGCTAATGTTTCATTTAAAGATTTACGTACCGAAGGTGCCTTTTTGGTAAGTGCTGCCAAAGAAAATGGTGTGCCTGCAAAAGTAAAAATCTATGCTGAGAAAGGCGGTTTGCTACGGGTTAAGCTCCCTTTTAAAACTTATGTAGCTAAAGATGTACCTGCAGGAAGTGTAAAAATGGGTGATGATGGAATTGCTGAGATAAAGCTTAAACCAAAGCAAACTGTGACCTTTGAGAATGGTTATGAGTAG
- a CDS encoding two-component regulator propeller domain-containing protein, translating into MSNNSVLSINQDTTGYIWLGTKYGLNRFDGRTFRIFKNDPQNTGSISSNDFIKCLEIRNDQRMWVINSGLDLYNPVNESFEHIMPIGSGITKIVEDKQKQLWIASLTGLKFIAANSKKIIPIQLGKGSNEVSEIFEDRDQHIWVGTSVGLYELFFSNKKLKVLLHQEAAFDVFYGNQIKAIAQDKNGNLWFGTKTNGIQILNMATKKISHFAKNGADKRNLVNNNIRKIISVKNGKMWIGTQDGLSIGDPDSFTFQHYQHDVTDANSLSQNSIHDIFQDKDGSVWIGTFFGGVNVVYAVNTPFKSYQNNLSPNSISSSIVSAIVEDKQHNLWVGTEAGGLNYFNRQSNQFISYKNSPADTNSLSSNLVKSIAIDQYQHVLIGTSVGGLSYFDPQTGKFTVYKRKGIGNNSNNIASDNVNCLLVSRGQQVLVGTDEGLNLFDPLTKHFQLLNLAGSNSRFNKKITALFQDRQNKIWIGTPAGLYSLSPNLTIQPENYKGEPDHAFKLNINCIQQDSEGNIWLGTYHKGLALLNQRNKTFELFNYKNNLPSDNILSLVEDNQNNLWIGTDNGLVKYDRKARFFRSFNMLDGLPDNQFNTSSFYKAANGALFFGTFNGLVTFDPQKIEKNNTAPQVVLSNLKLFNNPVKINDETRLLTEDINLSKNITFNHLQNNFTLEFSALNFIKPSKNKYAYKLEGFESNWNNVEVPTATYTNLSAGTYTFLVKATNNDGIWSREIKSVTITVLPPIWKTIWAYLLYAIAIYFIVAYIIKFFKAKAKLKQELYLEHIEAEHQKKNYQMKLDFFTNISHEIRTPLTLILGPLEKLEEITTNNTVVHQYALTIKNNTERLYRLVNELLDFRKADSENLRLYFAETDIVAFLRGVFENFAHLAEAKNITYTFKTTDEAIPVYFDKNQMEKVFFNLLSNAFKFTPADGEISLVIEQNCLEQVSVTVNDNGKGIALYNIDDIFKNFYQEDQSMGTGIGLALSKKLVELHQGEVMVNSRLATANERGFTAFKVLLQLGNSHLTGAYTGEAAVSEAYQLQHEPDYATESPLTETTAAANNNKPSVLIVEDNKELRDFIKQSLANDYDVQVSENGLQGWEIASTTLPDLIISDIMMPVMDGLTFCKKIKTDVRTSHIPVILLTAKSAQVHEIQGLEHGADVYITKPFSNKILQLNIHNMLALKTAMQKKYSDQLQLPPIIQQPNASADEKLLSKLQLVIEENLANADFDIVALTLEIGMSKSVLYKKFSALTNLSLNEFIKTQRLKHAVTLLQQGETSILSVAVQVGFNDVKYFSREFKKVYGITPSHYIKN; encoded by the coding sequence TTGTCTAACAACTCGGTGTTATCTATCAATCAGGATACTACAGGCTATATCTGGCTGGGTACAAAATACGGTTTAAACCGCTTTGACGGTCGCACATTCAGGATTTTCAAAAACGACCCGCAAAATACTGGTTCAATCTCTTCAAACGATTTTATTAAATGCCTAGAAATAAGGAACGACCAGCGCATGTGGGTAATAAACAGTGGTTTAGACCTATACAACCCCGTTAACGAATCTTTCGAGCATATTATGCCAATTGGCTCAGGGATTACCAAAATTGTAGAGGATAAACAAAAGCAACTTTGGATAGCCTCCTTAACCGGATTAAAATTTATTGCGGCAAACAGTAAAAAAATTATTCCCATTCAGCTGGGTAAAGGCAGTAACGAGGTTAGCGAAATTTTTGAAGATAGGGATCAGCATATCTGGGTAGGTACTTCGGTTGGCTTATACGAACTTTTTTTCAGCAACAAAAAGCTAAAGGTCCTGTTGCATCAGGAGGCTGCGTTTGATGTATTTTATGGCAACCAGATTAAAGCCATTGCACAGGATAAAAACGGCAATTTGTGGTTTGGCACCAAAACCAATGGCATACAAATCCTGAATATGGCTACCAAAAAGATTAGCCACTTTGCCAAAAACGGTGCCGATAAAAGAAACCTGGTTAACAATAACATCCGGAAAATCATTTCGGTTAAAAATGGCAAGATGTGGATTGGCACACAGGATGGCCTCTCTATCGGCGATCCGGATTCGTTTACTTTTCAGCATTACCAGCACGATGTTACCGATGCAAACAGTTTAAGCCAAAACTCCATTCATGATATTTTTCAGGATAAAGACGGCTCGGTTTGGATAGGTACTTTTTTTGGTGGCGTAAACGTGGTGTATGCGGTTAATACCCCTTTTAAAAGCTATCAGAATAACCTCTCGCCCAATAGCATCAGCAGCAGTATAGTAAGCGCTATAGTCGAAGATAAACAGCATAACCTGTGGGTAGGTACCGAAGCTGGTGGTTTAAATTATTTTAACAGGCAGAGCAATCAATTTATCAGCTATAAGAATTCGCCAGCCGATACAAACAGCCTTAGCTCCAATCTGGTTAAATCGATAGCGATTGATCAGTATCAGCATGTACTAATCGGCACATCAGTTGGAGGCTTAAGTTATTTTGATCCTCAAACCGGAAAATTTACAGTGTACAAGCGCAAGGGGATTGGAAATAACAGCAACAATATCGCATCCGACAATGTGAACTGCCTGCTGGTGAGCCGCGGGCAGCAGGTACTGGTTGGTACCGACGAAGGGTTAAACCTTTTTGATCCTTTAACCAAACATTTTCAGCTGTTAAATTTAGCCGGTAGCAACAGCAGATTTAATAAAAAAATTACTGCACTCTTTCAGGATCGCCAGAACAAGATCTGGATTGGTACACCAGCCGGCTTATACAGCCTCTCGCCTAACCTGACCATACAGCCTGAAAATTACAAAGGTGAACCAGACCATGCATTTAAGTTGAATATTAACTGCATTCAGCAGGATAGTGAAGGAAATATCTGGCTGGGTACTTACCACAAAGGTTTAGCCCTGCTCAATCAGCGCAATAAAACCTTCGAGCTGTTTAACTATAAAAACAACCTGCCCAGCGATAACATTTTAAGCTTGGTTGAAGACAATCAAAACAATTTATGGATTGGTACCGATAATGGTTTGGTAAAATACGATCGCAAAGCCCGCTTTTTCAGGAGTTTTAACATGCTGGATGGCTTGCCCGACAATCAGTTTAACACCAGCTCTTTTTACAAAGCTGCCAACGGAGCATTGTTTTTCGGCACCTTTAACGGCCTTGTTACCTTCGATCCGCAGAAAATAGAAAAAAACAATACTGCCCCTCAAGTGGTGCTTTCGAACTTAAAGCTTTTTAATAACCCGGTTAAAATTAATGATGAAACCAGGCTGCTTACCGAAGATATTAACTTGAGTAAAAACATCACTTTTAACCACCTGCAGAACAATTTTACCTTAGAGTTTTCGGCACTAAACTTTATAAAACCGAGTAAAAACAAATATGCCTATAAGCTGGAAGGTTTTGAAAGCAACTGGAACAATGTCGAAGTACCCACTGCCACCTACACCAATTTATCAGCAGGAACTTATACCTTTCTGGTTAAGGCAACCAATAACGATGGCATTTGGAGCAGGGAAATCAAATCGGTTACCATTACCGTTTTACCGCCAATATGGAAAACCATCTGGGCTTATTTGCTTTATGCCATAGCCATTTACTTTATTGTGGCCTACATCATTAAATTTTTCAAGGCGAAGGCTAAGCTAAAGCAAGAGCTTTATCTGGAACATATTGAAGCGGAACACCAGAAGAAAAATTACCAGATGAAGCTGGATTTCTTTACCAACATATCGCATGAAATACGAACACCACTTACGCTTATTTTAGGGCCACTGGAGAAGCTTGAAGAGATTACCACCAATAATACCGTTGTACACCAATACGCTTTAACCATTAAGAACAATACCGAGCGGTTGTACCGCCTGGTAAACGAGCTGCTCGACTTTAGAAAAGCCGATTCTGAAAATCTGCGCTTGTACTTTGCCGAAACTGATATTGTGGCTTTTTTACGCGGCGTGTTTGAAAATTTTGCGCACCTTGCTGAAGCCAAAAACATAACTTATACTTTTAAAACAACTGATGAAGCCATACCCGTTTATTTTGATAAAAACCAAATGGAAAAGGTATTCTTCAATTTATTATCAAATGCCTTTAAATTTACACCTGCCGATGGCGAAATTAGCTTGGTGATTGAACAAAACTGCCTTGAGCAAGTTTCTGTTACGGTTAACGACAATGGGAAAGGCATTGCACTTTATAACATCGACGATATTTTCAAGAATTTTTATCAGGAAGACCAAAGTATGGGTACCGGTATTGGCCTGGCACTATCTAAAAAACTGGTAGAACTACACCAGGGAGAGGTCATGGTAAACAGCAGGTTAGCTACAGCAAATGAACGGGGTTTCACTGCTTTTAAAGTATTGTTACAACTGGGCAATAGCCATTTAACAGGGGCTTATACCGGCGAAGCAGCCGTATCTGAAGCCTACCAACTGCAACACGAGCCCGATTATGCTACCGAAAGCCCGCTTACCGAAACAACAGCCGCCGCTAACAATAATAAGCCCTCTGTTCTGATTGTAGAAGATAATAAGGAGTTGAGAGATTTCATTAAGCAATCGTTAGCCAATGATTATGATGTACAGGTGAGTGAGAACGGTTTGCAGGGCTGGGAAATTGCAAGCACTACCCTACCTGATCTGATTATCAGCGACATTATGATGCCGGTTATGGACGGGCTAACCTTTTGCAAAAAAATCAAAACCGATGTCCGCACCTCACACATCCCGGTAATTCTGCTCACGGCAAAATCGGCACAGGTACATGAAATACAAGGTTTAGAACACGGCGCTGATGTGTATATTACCAAACCTTTCAGCAACAAAATTCTTCAGCTTAATATCCATAACATGCTGGCTTTAAAAACGGCCATGCAAAAGAAATACAGCGATCAGCTGCAACTGCCTCCAATTATCCAGCAGCCAAATGCTTCGGCTGATGAAAAGCTGTTATCGAAACTACAGCTTGTTATTGAAGAGAATTTAGCCAATGCCGATTTCGATATTGTAGCCTTAACTTTAGAAATAGGGATGAGTAAATCGGTACTTTATAAAAAATTTAGTGCGCTTACTAATCTTTCGTTAAATGAGTTTATTAAAACCCAGCGTTTAAAACATGCCGTTACGCTACTCCAGCAGGGAGAAACATCTATTCTTTCGGTAGCTGTGCAGGTAGGCTTTAACGATGTAAAGTACTTTAGCCGCGAGTTTAAAAAGGTTTACGGCATTACACCAAGCCACTACATTAAAAATTAA
- a CDS encoding DUF5703 domain-containing protein: protein MKTKVTILLLLICFSFAGYAQRLKPYNLSFPKLADKWDEAMPLGNGMLGVLIWEKNNKLRLSLDRADLWDERKAMDISKFNFKWVEEQVHKNNYAAVQKLGDEPYDRSPFPTKLPAAAMEFDLAKLGKVVANDLDIETALNTIKFDNGTVFNCYIHATEQRGYFSFSDLKATDLLPALIVHNYSNNQTEKGDNSHAGVGLQKLGYGKGTVVNTANSVRYHQPTYDGHYFEVLVQWQKTGKNKVIGSWTITSDKTASLPAISATAKEPTGWPQHTAWWKNFWSKSSISVPDPVIQKQYYLEMYKLGSVARKGAPAITLQAVWTADNGSLPPWKGDFHNDLNTQLSYWPTYTGNRLAEGQPLPIGFGKSETAT, encoded by the coding sequence ATGAAAACTAAAGTCACTATCCTCTTACTGCTTATCTGCTTTTCTTTTGCAGGTTACGCACAAAGGTTAAAACCTTACAATCTTTCCTTTCCTAAACTTGCCGATAAGTGGGATGAAGCCATGCCACTCGGTAACGGTATGCTTGGTGTATTAATATGGGAGAAGAACAATAAACTTCGCCTTTCTTTAGATCGTGCCGATTTATGGGACGAGCGCAAAGCGATGGACATTTCTAAATTCAACTTCAAATGGGTTGAAGAGCAGGTACATAAAAACAATTATGCTGCCGTACAAAAACTGGGCGATGAACCTTACGATAGGAGCCCGTTCCCAACTAAACTGCCTGCTGCCGCTATGGAGTTTGATCTGGCTAAACTGGGTAAAGTGGTAGCCAACGATCTCGATATCGAAACCGCTTTAAATACCATTAAATTCGATAACGGAACCGTATTTAACTGTTACATTCATGCTACCGAACAACGTGGCTATTTCAGTTTCAGCGACTTAAAAGCTACCGATTTGTTGCCAGCCCTGATTGTACACAATTACAGCAATAACCAAACCGAGAAAGGCGATAACAGCCATGCTGGTGTAGGTTTGCAAAAACTGGGTTACGGAAAGGGCACGGTTGTAAACACCGCCAATAGCGTACGTTATCATCAACCTACCTACGATGGCCATTATTTTGAAGTACTGGTGCAATGGCAAAAAACAGGCAAGAACAAAGTTATTGGCTCTTGGACCATTACCAGCGATAAAACCGCAAGCTTGCCTGCTATTTCTGCAACTGCTAAAGAGCCTACAGGCTGGCCTCAACACACCGCCTGGTGGAAAAATTTCTGGAGTAAATCCAGCATTTCGGTACCCGATCCGGTTATTCAGAAGCAATATTACCTCGAAATGTATAAATTGGGTAGCGTAGCCCGTAAAGGCGCACCAGCCATTACTTTACAGGCCGTTTGGACAGCCGATAACGGTAGTTTACCACCGTGGAAAGGCGATTTTCATAACGACCTCAATACCCAGTTAAGCTACTGGCCAACTTACACCGGTAACCGCCTGGCCGAAGGGCAACCTTTACCGATTGGCTTTGGAAAATCAGAAACCGCAACCTGA
- a CDS encoding MOSC domain-containing protein, producing MNKFSLSEIYVYPIKSLGGFRLKEAHLEDKGLKYDRRWMLVDEDGTFITQRKHFELALLQVSIADGKLTVAHKLTPELHISFGLDEDAGTAIPVSIWNDASTGLEVNAEVSEWFSAYLKFKVKLVKMPLAEKRFVDRDYASNDEIVSFADGYPCLMIGQAALNGLNEKLQEPVLMDRFRPNFVFTGGEPHQEDQFKTFYIGDILFSAVKPCARCVLITIDQQTGEKGQEPLRTLAGYRTLNKKIMFGQNLIPQALGIIRTGDEIRVVDWK from the coding sequence ATGAACAAGTTCTCCCTTTCAGAGATATACGTGTACCCGATTAAATCGTTGGGTGGCTTTCGCCTTAAAGAAGCACACTTAGAAGATAAAGGCCTTAAATACGATAGAAGGTGGATGCTTGTTGATGAAGATGGCACTTTTATTACCCAACGAAAACATTTTGAGCTGGCACTTTTACAGGTAAGTATTGCTGATGGAAAACTAACTGTAGCGCATAAACTTACACCAGAACTGCATATTTCTTTTGGGTTGGATGAAGATGCTGGCACCGCCATTCCGGTAAGTATCTGGAACGATGCCTCTACAGGACTGGAGGTAAATGCTGAGGTGAGTGAGTGGTTTTCGGCTTATTTGAAATTTAAGGTAAAGCTGGTAAAAATGCCCTTGGCAGAGAAGCGTTTCGTTGACCGTGACTATGCCTCGAATGACGAGATTGTAAGCTTCGCTGATGGTTATCCCTGCCTGATGATTGGCCAGGCTGCCTTAAACGGACTTAACGAAAAATTACAGGAACCGGTATTGATGGATAGGTTTCGCCCTAACTTTGTGTTTACGGGTGGTGAGCCACATCAGGAAGATCAATTTAAAACTTTTTACATCGGCGATATCCTCTTCTCGGCTGTAAAGCCCTGCGCCCGCTGTGTATTAATTACCATCGACCAGCAAACCGGCGAAAAAGGACAGGAACCTTTGCGCACCTTAGCGGGCTACCGCACTTTGAATAAAAAAATAATGTTCGGCCAGAACCTTATTCCCCAGGCACTGGGTATTATCCGTACCGGAGATGAGATTAGGGTTGTGGATTGGAAGTAA